TCCATGATCGCGGTACGGAACGAGAAGCCCTCCATGACGATGGCGATCACCAGGACCGCCACCGGCACCCACTGCCAACTGGTGATCGGCTCCGGATGCTGCGCCTTGTGGTACGCCTCGTAGAGCGCGAAGAGACCACCGAGGCTGAACAGCACGATCGCCACGATGAACGCGTAGATGTAGCGCTCCCGGCCGTACCCGAAGGGATGTTCCGGGGTGGCCTCCCGCTTGGCCCGCCGGCCGCCGAGCAGCAGCAGGCCCTGGTTGCCGGAGTCCGCGACCGAGTGGATCGACTCGGCCAGCATCGACGAGGAGCCGGTCAGCAGGAACGCGATGAACTTGGTGACGGCGATGCCGATGTTGGCCGCCAGGGCGGCGATGATCGCCTTCGTCCCGCCGTTGGCGCTCACGCCGCCGCCTCGCTTCGCACCGCGACGGCGCGCGGCGCCGCGCTGCTGGACCGAATGGCTCGCTCGCTCCGCTCGCTCACTGGTTTGCCAGCTCCTTCATCTCCGTGATGGCCGGGACGGCCATCGGGTCCAGCCCGTGTGCCAGGGCGAGGTAGACCGAGGCGAAGTCGGGTACCGCGATCAGCGAGGCGAGCCGCTCCAGCGCCGACCCGCCTTCGGCGGTCACCACGTCGCAGCGCACCCCGCGCCGCTCGGCCAGGGTCTGCACCGCGTCGGCCCGGCGCTCCTCCACCGCCAGCGGCTCGTCGGTGTCGTCCTCCGCGTTGAGCCCGCCGTCGCGCAGCAGCACCAGCCGCAGCCGGGTGGCGTGATCGCCCTCGTCCGGGTCGGCGAAGATGTCCCGCTCCCCCTCGGCCAGGCCGCCGAACACGCCGTCCAGCAGGCCGACCCGGCCCCGGCCCGCCTCGCCCAGCGCCCCGGTGACGATCGGGTAGCGGGCGTTGGCCGAGAGGGTGTCGCCGAACCGGCGGGCGGCCACGGTGGCCACCGGGGACGAGCCCCAGACGATCGGGATCGACCCGGCCAGGCCCAGGGCGAGGGACTTCGCCGGGTTGACGAAGGACTCGGCGGTGGGCCGGCACCGGTCCGCGTCGGCGTCGAGCCGGGCCGCCGTCTCGGCCAGGTCCGCCTCGTTGACCTTCACCAGCCCGAGCGTACGGGCGGCCAGCAGGACCGGCACGGTGAGCGCCCAGAGGCTGGCCCGCGCCGGCGCCCGCCGGGGCACCGGGATGAACGGCGCCCGGGCCCGCTCGGCCACCGACTGGAGTTGGGAGTCCGGGGCGCCGACCGCGACCAGGCGGGCACCTCGCCGGTGCGCCGCCTCCGCGGCGCCCAGCGCCTCGGGGCTGCGGCCGGAGGCGCTCACCGCGATGACCACGTCCGCCGCACCGACCCAGCCCGGCACGCCGGCGCTGCGGTGCGGGATCACCGGCACCGGGCAGCGCGGCCCGGCCACCGTGGCCAGGACGTCACCGGTCCGCCCGGCGGTGCCGATGCCGGCGATGACGACGGCGCGCGGCCGCCCCTCGTCGGCCAGCACGGTCAGGTTCGCCTCGGCGGCGAGCGCCGCCGACTCGCGTACCTGGGCACCGGCGGAGGCGGTGAACCGGAGCATGCCGCCCGGGTCGTGCTCGGCCAGCAGGTCGGGGTTGTCGAGCAGCGACTCGTCGGCGTGCCGGTGCCCGCTGACCCCGGCCGTACCCTCCATCACGGCTGCGGCGCGGCCCCACCGCGCCGGTCGTCCGCCGCGGGCCCACCGCGCGCCTCGTCCAGCAGCAGCACCGGTACGTCGTCGCGCACCTCGAAGATCCGACCGCACTCCGTGCAGGTCAGCGTCTGTGCCTGCGCGTCGTAGTCCAGCGGGGCGTGGTGTGTGTCGGGACAGGCGAGGATCTCGAGCAACTGCGGGTCCAGGGCCACGGCGCGGCTCCTTCCACGTATGCGGTCTCACCGGCCGACGGTGCCGCCCGGCGCACGCGATCTTATCGGCGAACCGGCGGGGGCACCCGGCCAGATCTCAGCACCGGCGGCACGCGCGGGCCACCCCGACGGCGACTCCGGTCAGATCGTCGCCACACACCGTCACCGTAACCCCCGGCGCTCCGGCCGGGCTCCCGCTCAGCGGGGTGGGCGGGGCAGCACGCTGGTGGCGTCGCCACCGGCGGCGGCCGGCGGCTCACCACCCGGCCGGTCACCCGCTGCGGGGGCGCCGTAGACGTTGCCGCTCGGCCGGGACACGGGTGCGCCGTAGACGGTCGGGGGGGCCGGCTGCTGCCCGTACACATGCCCGGCCGGGGCGCCGGCGCGATACGTGGTCGGCCCGGTGCTGCGCGGCAGCGGCAGCTGCGGGTGGCCGGCGACCGCCTCGTCGACCTTCTCCGCGCGGTTCCGCCGGACCAGCAGCACGATCAGGGCGGCGCCGACGAGCACCAGCAGGATGCCGATCCACATGATGGGTGAACCTCCGGAGGACGTGTCGGCGGCGCCGGACCCGGCGGCCGGGTCGAGCGCGGCGGCCACCGCCGAGTTGGTGTCGTCGACGCCCGCCGGCGTGGTCGCCTCGGCGCTCGGGGTGGGCGAGGGCTTCCTCGTCGGCGTCGGCGACGGAGTCGCGGCCTTCGCCCCGCCCACCACCCGCGCCGACGCGGCGGCCCGGCCGAGCAACCGGCCGTTCGCGGTGGCCGCCTCGCCGACCACGTCCAACCGCCCGCCGGGCGCGCCGGCCAGGAAGGCGACCCGGTAGCGGACCGTCTTGCCCTTGCCCTTGCAGAGGGTCGGCTCCGCCGGGGAGGTACGCGCCGTGACGACCGTGCCCCCGCCGCCGGAGACGGGCACCGGCCACCACCGGCCACCGCTGTTGACCTGCACCTCGACCTGCTCGGGCCGGACGCCGTCGAGGCGCAGCCCCAGGCCGGTGCGGAGGATGACGCAGCCGTCGGTGCGCTTGCGCACCTCGACCGCCACCGTGCCGGGGGACCCGCCGACGGTGAAGCTGCTCGCCGACCGCACCTCCACCCGGTCGCCGTCGGCCAGCGCCGGGGACGCCGCGACGGCCAGCAGGCCGCCCAGCACCGCGCCGACCGTGGCCAGCCGCCCCGCGTGCCGCCTCACCGACATCTCCACCTCACCGTCTCCACCCCTGTCGGGTCCGCCGGTCAGGGTACTACCGGCGCGAACCGGCACCCGCTCATTGAGCGCTCCGCATGTGTGCCGCGACACGCCGGGCCACCCCGTCCATCCTCGACGCAGGTCGGAGTGCCTGCATGATCAACTACGGCGCCCCTCGCCGCGGTCGGCGCCACCCGGTGGGCGGTCAGGCGGGCGCGGTCGCCAGCGCCCGCCTGCACAGCCGGTCGGCCGTCCGGGTGGTCTCCGGCAGCCGGTAGCGCGGGCACAGCGCCAGCACCCGGTCCACGGCGTTGTCCAGGCTCACCCGGTGGCCGACGCTGACGAACACCGGCTTCACCCCGTCCCGGGTACGCAGCACCCGGCCGACCACCTCGCCGCCGTCCCGCAACGGGCTCCACGCGCCCCGCTCCGGACCCGGCTCCGCCCACTCGCCCACCAGCGGCGTCTTCCCCACCCCGATCGTCGGCAGGCCGGTGACCACGCCGAGGTGACAGGCCAGCCCGAACCGGCGCGGATGCGCCAACCCGTGCCCGTCGCAGACCAGCAGGTCCGGCCGGACGGTCAACCGGTCCAGGGCGTCCAGCAGCGCGGGCAGCTCGCGGAAGGCGAAGAGCCCCGGCACGTACCGGAAGGCCGGCCGGCCCACGCTCACCGCCTCGTCGACCACGGTCAGGGTGGCGGCGTCGAGCACCGTGACGGCCGCCGCGAGCCGGTCACCGCCCTCCGCGTACGCCACGTCCAGGCCGGCCACCGTCGCCGGCGCGGTGGGACCCGGCCCGACCAGGTTCACCCGCGAGCGCAACTCCTCCTGTACGCGCAGCGCCTCGGCGACGTCGGCGGGCGGCACGTACCGCACTCCCCCGGCCGTCACGACCGCCCGGACCCGCGTCCGGCGCGACTGAGGGCGATCCCGAAGGCCACCCCGAGGCCGACGCCCAACGCGACTCCGGCGACCCCGCCGATGGTGAGCCACCCGATCACCAGCCCGAGCAGGATCCCCGCCACCCAGACGGTGGCCTGCTGCCGCATCGGCGACTTCCTCATCAGCTCACCGTAGCCACGCGGAGGACGCGGGACAGGCATGTGCCCTGCGGCCGGGGTCAGACCGGCGTGCTTTCCTCGGCAGCGCTTTCTCCTCGGTCGGCGTGTTCTCTTCGGTCGGCGTCAGGCTGGTGAGTTCTCCTCGGCCGGCGTCAGGTCCGCCCGGGCCTCCTCGGCCCAGCGGACGATGCCGTGGGCACCCGACGACTCCGCGACCGCGGTCGCCTCGCCGACCAGTGCGACGGCCCGCTCCGGGTCACCCTCGTCGGCGGCGAGGTAGCCCAGGGCGAGCAGGTTCGCGGCCACCCCGGGCAGGAAGCCCACCTCCCGACGCAGCCGGGTCGACTCCTCCATGAGCTGCCGGGCGACGTCGAGCCGGCCGGCCGCCTGGTCGACGTAGGCGAGGTGCCGCAGGACGTACGACAGGGTCAGCTTGTCGTCGGCCTGGGCGGCCAGCTCGCGGGCGCGGGCGAGGGCCGGGGTGGCGGCCTCTTCATCGCCCCGGATCACCTGGTGCACGCAGCCCACCCAGAACCGGGCCTCACCCTCCCCGCGCGCGTCGCCGAGCTGCCGGTACAGCTCGGCCGCCCGCTCGAAGAGCTCCAGTTCGCGCGGGTCCTCGACCTCGTCCTCCAGGTAGCGGGCGTGCAGCACCCGGCCCCGGGCGAGCGCGAGATCCGCCTCGACCGCGTCCAACGTCCGGTCGGCCGTGGCCAGCGCGCCGCTGTCGCCGCCGAACACCGCCTTCTCGTACAGCTCCCGTGCCAGCTCGATCCGGTCTGCCGTCGCCATGCCCGCTCCTGTCCCTGTCCTCGGTTACTGACCCACCCGGCCGTCGATCCGCTCACGCAACAGGTCGTCCGTCCGTCAGTAGGTGGCGAGGGTCGGGTCAGCGCCCGGGTCACCAGCCTGCTGCAACTGCTCCTCGAACATCACGAACGTCCGCCGCCGGATCCCCGTGATCAGCGCCTGCTCTTCAGCTGTGGGGTAGCGCCGCTCTGCCCGGATCGTGTCTTGGAGCGCCCTCACGGTGCCGTACAGCGCAAAGACCGGCGCGTCTCCAGTCAGATGTCGACCACGTTCCTGCTCCGTAAGCCAGACGAAGTCATCGCGTGAAATCTCGTAAATCTCTTCCCCGCCAATGAAGACCGCTCTGTCGATCAGGTTGTGGGCCGGTAGCCAACCCCCGGTTCGTCCGACAGTCGCCACCCGGCAACGCCGCCGTCCGGCGTCTTGACCAGTTTGAGTGGCGAGCCGTAGTAGTCGAAGAACCTCGGAAGCCTCATACCGCTCGAGCCCGTCATCGTTGCGAAACCCGCCCGGGACGCGACGACGGCACCTGGTGAGCGCGGTCAGGGGCCGAGTTGCCGCGCCGCGTCCTCGTAGAACGACACGAGTTGCGCCAGCGGGATGGCCTTCCGGGAGACCACGGAGAGGTCCTTTCCCTCCTTGGTGAACGGGGGCGGCCAGGCGCTGAGCCCTTGATCGAGCGCGAGGGCCCCGACCTCCGCCTGCCAGCCGGGCCAGCGCAGGGTCTCGTAGAAGCGGGTGAGGGATCCGGCCAGGACGGCGTGCAGCCAGTCGGCGTACCCCTGTTCGAGGTCGAGCCAGCCGAGGTCGTCCGGCCCGAAGTAGTGCACGGTGGGCCGCGCCCCAGGTCCGCTCTGGGCCCAGACGAACTGGCCGCCCATCACGTCGTAGCCGATGACGACCAGGCCGGCCGGGTCGGACTCGGTGGCGACGTCGGGCAGGGTGTCGTGCCCGCTGCCGAGCACCCGCAGCCAGCCGTGGTCGACGAGCAGCCCCCCGGTGTTGGCGACCACCGCGCCGAGCCAGGACCGGGTGGTGATCTCCAGGGTGGCGAGGCAGGCGGACGCCCGCGCCGGCTCGGCCGGCAGCACTTCGACCGGGTACGGCGAGCCGGCGACGGCGGCCGCGACCTCGGACCATGCTGACTGCTCCACGCCGCGAGAGGCTACAGCGCCACCCCGGTCAGCACCATGACCCGCGGCTCGGTGTAGTCCTCCATCGCGCTGCGCAGCCCTTCCCGGCCGACGCCGGAGCCCTTCACCCCGCCGTAGGGCATCTGGTCGGCCCGGTACGACGGCACGTCCCCGACGATCACGCCGCCGACCTCCAGGGTGCGGGCGGCGAGGAAGGCGGTCTGCAGGTTGTGGGTGAAGACTCCCGCCTGCAGGCCGTACGCGGAGTCGTTGACGGCGGCGAACGCGGCCTGGTCGTCCTCGACCCGGGTGACCACCAGCACGGGCCCGAACACCTCCTCCGTGCAGACCTTGGCGTCCTTCGGCACCCCGGAGAGCACGGTCGGCGGGTAGGTGGCGCCGTCCCGCCGTCCGCCCACCTCGATGGTGGCCCCGGCGACGACCGCCTCGTCCACCCACGCCTCGACGCGCTCGGCCGCCTCGACCGAGACCATCGGCCCGACGTCGGTCAGCTCGGAAGCCGGGTCTCCGGTCCGCAGCTCCTCCACCGCGGTGACGAGCCGGGGCAGGAATCCGTCGTAGAGCCATTCGTGCACGTAGACCCGCTGGACCGCGATGCACGACTGCCCGGCCTGGTAGTTGGCGAAGGTGGCGATCCGGTGCGCGGCGAAGGTCAGATCCCCGTCGGAGGACCAGTCCTCGCAGATCACCGCCGCCGCGTTGCCGCCCAGTTCCAGGGTGACGTGCTTCTCCGGGGCGGCCCGGCGGATGGCCGCGCCGACCGGCCCGGAGCCGGTGAACGACACGACCGGCAGCCGGGGGTCGGCGACCAGCTCGGCGGCGCGCTCGTTGGGCAGCGGCAGCACCGAGAACATCCCCTCAGGCAGTCCGGTCTCGGCCAGGATCTCGCCGAGCAGCAGCGCCGACAGCGGGGTGGCCGGGGCCGGCTTGACGACGATGGGCGCGCCGACGGCGATGGCCGGGGCGACCTTGTGCGCGACCAGGTTGAGCGGGAAGTTGAACGGGGCGATGCCCAGCACCGGCCCCCTGGGCACCCGCCGGACCAGCGCCATCCGCCCTGTGGCCGCCGGATCGGTGTCCAGGCGTTGCAGCTCCCCGGAGAAGCGTCGGGCCTCCTCGGCCGCCCAGCGGAAGGTGGAGATCGCCCGGCTCACCTCGGCCTTCGCCCACTTGACCGGCTTGCCGTTCTCGGCGGTGATCAGCGTCGCGACCTCGTCGGCCCGGTCGGCGAGCCGCCGGGAGACGTGGTCCAGGGCCGCCGCGCGGACGTGCGCGGGCAGGGCCGCGGCTGCCGCGGCCACCCCGGCGGCTGCCGCGACGGCGGCTTCGACCTGGTCGGGCGCGGCGAGGGTGGTACGCCCCACCGTCCGGCCGTCGTACGGGTGGGTGACGGTCAGCTCGCCCTCGCCGTGGGCGGGGCGGCCGGCGACAAAGAAAGCTCTCGACTCCACGCTTCGGCAGCCTAGACCACGTTGGCTCACGCGGAAACAGTTGCTCAAGCCCTTGTCTGCCGCGAATTCAGTAGCCAAGATGGCAGTCAGATTGCGATAACCTCCGCTGACCTTCCCCCCCGGCCACCACTCGGAGACTTCTGATGAGCGATCAGCAGCAGCTGCGCAACTTCGTCAACGGCGAGTACGTCGACCCCGTGGACGGCGGCTACGCCGACCTGATCGACCCGTGCACCGGGGAGGTCTTCGCCCAGGCGCCGGTCTCCGGGGCGGCGGACGTGGACGCGGCGATGACGGCCGCCGCCACGGCGTTCGAGACCTGGCGGGACACCACGCCCGCCGAACGGCAGAGGGCCCTGCTCAAGCTGGCCGATGCGGTGGAGGCCCGGGCGGCCGAGCTGGTCGACGCCGAGGTGCGCAACACCGGCAAGCCGCGCCAGCTGACCGCCGACGAGGAGCTGCCGCCGGCCGTCGACGAGTTCCGGTTCTTCGCCGGCGCCGCCCGACTCCTGGAAGGCCGTTCGGCCGGCGAGTACATGGCCGGCCACACCTCGTACGTGCGGCGGGAGCCGATCGGCGTCTGCGCCCAGGTCACCCCCTGGAACTACCCGCTGATGATGGCGGTCTGGAAGATCGCCCCGGCGCTGGCCGCCGGCAACACGGTGGTGCTCAAGCCCTCCGACACCACCCCGGTGTCGACGCTGCTGCTGGCCGAGATCGCGGCCGAGTTCTTCCCGCCGGGCGTGTTCAACGTGGTCTGCGGCAACCGGGACACCGGCCGCGCCCTGGTCGCCCACCCGACCCCGCAGCTGGTGTCGATCACCGGCTCGACCCGGGCCGGCATGGAGGTCGCCGCGGCGGCCGCGCCGGACCTCAAGCGGACCCACCTGGAGCTGGGTGGCAAGGCCCCGGTGGTGCTCTTCGACGACGCGGACGTCGCCGCGGCGGCCGAGGCGATCGCGGTCGGCGGCTACTTCAACGCCGGCCAGGACTGCACCGCCGCCACCCGGGTGCTCGCCGGCCCCGGCGTCTACGACGACTTCGTCGCCGCCCTCGCCGACCAGGCCCGGAACACCAGGACCGGCGCCCCGGACGACGAGGACGTGCTCTACGGCCCGCTGAACAACGCCAACCAGCTCGCCCGGGTGCGCGGCTTCGTGGACCGGCTGCCGGACCACGCGAAGGTCGAGACCGGCGGCTCCCAGGTCGGCGAGCGCGGCTACTTCTACGCCCCGACCGTCGTCTCCGGCGTACGACAGGCCGACGAGATCATCCAGGACGAGGTGTTCGGGCCGGTCATCACGGTGCAGCGCTTCTCCGACGAGGACGAGGCGGTGCGCTGGGCCAACGGCGTGGAGTACGGCCTGTCCGCCTCGGTCTGGACCCGCGACCACGGCCGGGCGATGCGGATGACCCGTCGGCTCGACTTCGGCTGCGTCTGGGTTAACACCCATATCCCGTTCATCTCGGAGATGCCGCACGGCGGCTTCAAGCACTCCGGGCACGGCAAGGACCTGTCGGTCTACAGCCTGGAGGACTACACCCGGATCAAGCACGTCATGCACAACATCGAGGGCTGAGCCATGGCGTCCAGCGAGGAACTGCACAAGCGGCGCGGGGCGGCGGTCGCCCGGGGCGTCGGCAGCACGATCACCTCCTACGTGGACCACGCCGGTGGCGGCACGATCACCGACGTCGACGGGCGGGAGTGGATCGACTTCGCCGCCGGCATCGCGGTGGCCAACGTCGGCAACTCCGCCCCCCGGGTGGTGCAGGCGGTGCAGGCGCAGGTCGAGCGGTTCACCCACACCTGTTTCATGGTCGCGCCGTACGAGTCGTACGTGGCGGTGTGCGAGCAGCTCAACGCGCTGACGCCAGGGAACTTCGAGAAGCGCTCGGCGCTGTTCAACTCCGGCGCCGAGGCGGTGGAGAACGCCGTGAAGATCGCCAGGCACGCCACCGGGCGGCCGGCGGTGGTGGTCTTCGACCACGCGTACCACGGCCGGACCAACCTGACCATGGCGCTGACCGCGAAGAACATGCCGTACAAGCACCGGTTCGGGCCGTTCGCCGGGGAGATCTACCGGGTGCCGATGTCGTACCCGCTGCGCGACGGCGGGCTGGACGGGGCGACCGCGGCGGCGCGGGCGATCGAGCTGGTGGAGAAGCAGGTGGGCGCGGAGAACGTGGCCGCGCTGCTGATCGAGCCGATCCAGGGCGAGGGCGGTTTCGTGGTACCGGCGGAGGGCTTCCTGCCGGCGCTGCGGGAGTGGGCGACGGCGAACGGGGTGGTCTTCGTCGCCGACGAGATCCAGACCGGCTTCTGCCGGACCGGGGACTGGTTCGCCTGCCAGCACGAGGGCGTCGAGCCGGATCTGATCACCCTGGCCAAGGGCATCGCCGGCGGCCTGCCCCTCGCGGCGGTGACCGGCCGGGCGGAGCTGATGGACGCGGTCCACGTCGGCGGGCTCGGCGGCACGTACGGCGGTAACCCGATCGCCTGCGCGGCCGCCCTGGCGTCCATCGAGACGATGCACGAGCTGGAGCTGGCCGGCGCCGCGCGGCGGATCGGGCAGGTGATGGGCGACCGGCTGCGGGCGATCGCCGCCCGCGACCCGCGCGTCGCGGAGGTACGCGGTCGTGGCGCGATGCTCGCCTTGGAGATCGTGCGCCCGGGGACGCTCACTCCGGATCCGACCGCCACGGCGGCGGTGTCGGCGGCCTGCCACGCCGCAGGCCTGCTCACCCTCACCTGCGGCACGTACGGCAACGTGCTGCGTTTCCTGCCCCCGCTGGTCATCTCCGACGACGAGCTGGCCCGTGGCCTGGACATCCTGGACGCGGCCTTCGGCTGATCGACGGTCAGCCGGTGTACGTGGAACACCATGGGTCCCGATCCCCCCAGGAGCGACCCATGGTGTTCCACCCCGGCCCTCCCCAGGGCGCGTCACCAGCTGCCCTGATCAGAGGCAGATCCAGCAGTACGCGTGGACGCCGTCGGCAACCGCCCGGCGGGCCACCCGCCGCAACTCCCCCACGATCCCGGCGACGAGCTTCTCGTCCGGCTCACCCATCCACTCCTCGGCGGCCCGCCACACCGCGGCGACGTCGTCGATCCGCTCGTCCGGCAGCGCCGCAAGCTCGCTGACGAACGCCGGCTTGAGCCGGAGCAGGTACGGGCCCTCGTCGTCGTTGCCGTCGACCCGCGCCTCGCCGGTGGACAGGTCCTCCGCCGCCAGGTCCAGGCCGCCGTGCCGGATCGCCGCCCACAGCCTGCCGACCAGCACCGTCGGCTCGAGGAACTTGGACCGGAACGGGGCCAGGTCGTCGCCGGGCCCGGTGTCGGCGGCGGCCAGCGCCTGCTCCGGACGCGCCGCGAAGTAGTCGGTCAGGATGCCCACGGCCGAGACGGTCGGCCTCCCTCCGACACGTCCGATCCTCCACAGCGGTCCCGTCCACCGCCGTCCTGTTCTATAGTCCCACTGTCGTAGGACAATAGAAGGGCGTCGCGTGATCGAGTTCGTACTGGACGGCCGGTCCAAGGTGAACACCTATGTGCAGCTGATCCAGCAGGTCAAACAGGCCCTGCGGGTGGGGCTGCTGACGGCTGGCGACCAGTTGCCGAAGGTCCGCGACGTCGCGCAGTCGCTGGCCATCAACCCGAACACGGTGCTCAAGGCGTACCGCGAGCTGGAGATCGAAGGTCTGGTCGAGGGACGCCCCGGCGTCGGCACCTTCGTCCGCCGCACCCTCGCGGGCTCGTCGCTGGCCGATCAGGCCGAGCTTCGCGAGGAGCTGGTGGCCTGGCTGCACCGCGCCCGCGCCGCAGGACTCACCCCGGAAGACGTCACCGCCCTGGTCGAGACCACCATGCGGGCCGCGCTCGTCGCCGGCACGACGCGTGCCGAACCCGCCTCAGCAGGATGAGAGGACAGCTGATGGAGATCGCGCTGGAGGCCGAGCAGCTCGGCAAACGGTACGGAAGAACCTGGGCGCTGCGGGACTGCTCGCTGCGCCTGCCCGCCGGGCGGATCGCCGCCCTCGTCGGCCCCAACGGTGCTGGCAAGAGCACCCTGCTGCACCTCGCGGTCGGCCTGCTGCGGCCGGACGCCGGCGCGGTGCGGATCTTCGGCGAAGCGCCGTACGCCAACCCGTCGGTGCTGCCCGAGATCGGCTTCGTCGCCCAGGACACCCCGCTCTACCGGGACTTCACCGCGGCCGAGCTGGTGGAGCTGGGCCGCCGGATGAACAAGCGCTGGGATGCGGCGCTCGCCCGAAACCGGCTGGCCCAGCTCGGCATCCCGCCGAAGCTGCCCGTCGGCAAGCTGTCCGGTGGCCAGCGGGCCCAGGTCGCGCTGGCGCTCGCCCTCGCGAAGCGGCCCCGGCTGCTGCTCCTCGACGAACCGGTCGCCAGCCTCGATCCACTGGCGCGCCGGGAGTTCCTGCAGTCGCTGATGGGCAGCGTCGCCGACTCCGAGACGACCGTGCTGCTCTCCTCGCACCTGCTGGCCGACCTGGAACGGGTCTGCGACTACCTGGTCGTGCTGCAGTCCGCCCGGGTGCACCTGGCGGGCGCGGTCGACGACCTGGTCGCCGCCCACCGGCAGCTGGTCGGGCCCCGGCACGGCGGCGAACCGATCGAGGGGGTCGACGCCGTGGTCCGGGCGAGCCACACCGCCCGGCAGTCCACGCTGCTGGTCCGTACGACCGGCGATGTCCTCACCCCGGAATGGACGGTGCACGACGTGACGCTGGAGGACCTCGTGC
This sequence is a window from Micromonospora sp. NBRC 110009. Protein-coding genes within it:
- a CDS encoding ABC transporter ATP-binding protein gives rise to the protein MEIALEAEQLGKRYGRTWALRDCSLRLPAGRIAALVGPNGAGKSTLLHLAVGLLRPDAGAVRIFGEAPYANPSVLPEIGFVAQDTPLYRDFTAAELVELGRRMNKRWDAALARNRLAQLGIPPKLPVGKLSGGQRAQVALALALAKRPRLLLLDEPVASLDPLARREFLQSLMGSVADSETTVLLSSHLLADLERVCDYLVVLQSARVHLAGAVDDLVAAHRQLVGPRHGGEPIEGVDAVVRASHTARQSTLLVRTTGDVLTPEWTVHDVTLEDLVLAYLAEGETTTSHAAWEVPA